A window from Betta splendens chromosome 1, fBetSpl5.4, whole genome shotgun sequence encodes these proteins:
- the kif16ba gene encoding kinesin-like protein KIF16B isoform X7: MWKNYSDIEELMEAGNINRTTASTGMNDVSSRSHAIFTVNFTQAKFDAEMPSETVSKIHLVDLAGSERADATGATGVRLKEGGNINKSLVTLGNVISSLADMTQDGVNTNMKKKSVFVPYRDSVLTWLLKDSLGGNSKTIMIATISPADVNYGETLSTLRYANRAKNIINKPTINEDANVRLIRELRAEIARLKALLVQGNQIALLDSPTALSMEEKLHQNEARVLELTKEWTNKWNETQNILKEETLALRKEGIGVVLDSELPHLIGIDDDLLSTGIILYHLKEGQTFVGREDASTEQDIILHGLDLESEHCMFENQNGTVTLVPLGVAQCSVNGLQVCEPLQLNQGAVILLGRTNMFRFNHPKEAAKLREKRKSGLLSTFSLSMSDLSKSCDNLSAVMLYNPGLFTEKGPVFLRLEFERQQREELEKLEMKRRLIKEMEAKQQSEKAELERLQQEVESQRKESEEVQQRILCQEESLRRRSHDIESRLRDFLAEKERFDEERRSEVQGLDQQRWQQGREAEDKEEEQQRRQEASEQTEIYRELKRLKREREEQQVRLETERRRLEEQEREQLSVVGRLEEQLREKHEAAATLLAREELHRLEEERRALAEIREALLRAKEAGERLSTEEACEEARASQARYKAFKTTQVKELGQLEEELRLQKEGLEKEVAAERSQLLLLAHSLREQDAAAVCQEEQLLRQAEHRLQFKERQLAKMADSLLPALAEEKQRAAEMLERSGGGSNGNCDAPPGLDNTLYQVERELEDKEEKLNLHWLHAQQLQQLQETYEFTANVARQEEKVRRKEKEILEAKDKQQREAMEQAVARLERRHSALRRSFSQELCTEEQTHRSSTQSNRKNQRMGADLDQHRSGQHTQTDVGHETGECGSLFSFRVEREIKKLRQRISEGEENWSHSVGTEDKTSSPVSHIQSLNTPLPLSDDRINAYIEEEVQRRMRNLNLLNGGGGSSTDLTLTRESLREDEDISNCSSVRSTDEDEETLKTKNPSRLKYELVATSSDGLQSVKVCIPRYVLRGQGKDEHFEFEVKITVMDETWTVFRRYSRFREMHKNLKLKYPELAALDFPPKKLFGNRDERMVAERRNQLERYLRSLFQVMLSSSSSPLRTHADGGLHLSKGAICEFSSFFKKGVFEHSSHGTG; this comes from the exons ATGTGGAAG AACTACAGTGACATcgaggagctgatggaggccGGCAACATCAACCGCACCACCGCCAGCACCGGCATGAACGACGTCAGCAGCCGCTCACACGCCATCTTCACCGTCAACTTCACGCAG GCCAAGTTCGATGCAGAGATGCCCAGCGAGACGGTCAGTAAGATCCACCTAGTGGATCTGGCCGGCAGCGAGCGGGCCGACGCCACCGGCGCCACCGGAGTCCgactgaaggaaggaggaaacatcAACAAGTCGCTGGTGACTCTGGGCAACGTCATCTCTTCTTTAG CCGACATGACGCAGGACGGCGTCAACACCAACATGAAGAagaagtctgtgtttgtgccctACAGAGACTCTGTGCTCACCTGGCTGCTGAAGGACAGTCTGGGGGGAAACTCCAAGACCATCATGATCGCCA CCATTTCCCCCGCTGATGTGAACTACGGTGAGACCCTGAGCACGCTGCGATACGCAAACCGGGCCAAGAACATCATCAACAAGCCCACCATCAACGAGGACGCCAACGTCAGGCTGATCCGGGAACTGCGGGCTGAAATCGCCAGACTCAAAGCTCTGCTGGTTCAGGGCAACCag ATTGCTCTCCTGGACTCGCCCACTGCTCTGAgcatggaggagaagctgcaccAGAACGAAGCCAGA GTCCTTGAACTGACTAAGGAATGGACCAACAAATGGAACGAGACGCAGAACATCCTGAAG gaggagactcTGGCTCTGAGAAAAGAGGGCATCGGTGTGGTGCTGGACTCAGAGCTGCCTCATCTGATCGGCATCGACGATGACCTCCTCAGCACCGGCATCATTCTCTATCACCTGAAG GAGGGACAGACGTTTGTGGGAAGAGAAGATGCCTCCACTGAGCAAGACATTA TCCTGCACGGTCTGGACCTGGAGAGTGAGCACTGTATGTTTGAGAACCAGAACGGTACCGTGACTCTGGTGCCGCTCGGTGTGGCTCAGTGTTCTGTTAACGGGCTTCAGGTGTGTGAGCCGCTGCAGCTCAACCAAG GTGCCGTTATTCTGCTCGGTAGAACAAACATGTTCCGCTTCAACCATCCCAAGGAAGCTGCCAAGCTGAGGGAGAAGCGTAAG AGCGGCCTCCTGTCCACGTTCAGCCTGTCCATGAGCGACCTGTCCAAGTCCTGTGACAACCTGTCTGCTGTGATGCTCTATAACCCCGG TCTCTTCACTGAGAAGGGCCCCGTCTTCCTCAG GTTGGAGTTTGAGAGGCAGCAGCGAGAAGAGCTGGAAAAGTTGGAGATGAAACG GAGGCTCATCAAGGAGATGGAGGCcaagcagcagagtgagaaggcagagctggagcgTCTCCAACAGGAGGTGGAGAGTCAGCGCAAAGAGTCcgaggaggtgcagcagcggATCCTGTGTCAGGAGGAGAGCCTCCGCCGCCGCAGCCACGACATCGAGAGCCGCCTGCGAGACTTCCTGGCAGAGAAGGAGCGCTTTGATGAGGAGAGACGCTCAGAGGTCCAGGGGCTGGACCAACAAAGATGGCAGCAGGGGCGCGAAGCAgaagacaaggaggaggagcagcagcggcgacAGGAGGCCTCAGAGCAGACCGAGATCTACCGTGAGCTGAAGAGACtgaagagggagcgggaggagcagcaggttcgTCTAGAGActgagcggcggcggctggaggagcaggagcgggAGCAGCTGAGTGTTGTggggaggctggaggagcagctcagggAGAAACATGAGGCAGCCGCCACCCTGCTGGCCCGGGAGGAGCTTCACCgcctggaggaggagcgcaGAGCGCTGGCTGAGATCAGAGAAGCCCTCCTCCGAGCCAAAGAGGCTGGGGAGCGgctgagcacagaggaggcCTGCGAGGAGGCGAGGGCGTCGCAGGCGAGATACAAGGCCTTCAAGACGACTCAGGTGAAGGAGCTGggccagctggaggaggagctccgACTGCAGAAGGAGGgcctggagaaggaggtggcCGCCGAGCGTAGTCAACTGCTGCTCCTTGCCCACAGCCTCAGGGAACAGGACGCAGCCGCTGTCTgccaggaggagcagctgctccgACAGGCGGAGCACAGGCTGCAGTTTAAGGAGCGGCAGCTGGCCAAGATGGCCGACAGCCTCCTCCCTGCGCTGGCCGAGGAAAAGCAGAGGGCTGCCGAGATGCTGGAGCGCAGCGGAGGAGGCTCCAACGGGAACTGCGACGCTCCTCCAGGACTGGACAACACCCTGTACCAGgtggagagggagctggaggacaaagaggagaagCTAAACCTCCACTGGCTCCAtgctcagcagctccagcagctccaggagacCTACGAGTTCACCGCCAACGTGGCTcggcaggaggagaaggtgaggaggaaggagaaggagatcCTGGAGGCCAAGGAcaagcagcagagggaggccaTGGAGCAAGCGGTAGCCCGGCTGGAGAGAAGGCACTCGGCCCTGAGACGCAGCTTCTCCCAGGAGCTCTGCACCGAGGAGCAGACGCACAGGAGCTCGACCCAAAGCAACCGGAAGAACCAGAGGATGGGGGCGGATCTGGACCAGCAcaggtcagggcaacacacacagacagatgtgggACACGAGACAGGTGAGTGTGGCTCACTGTTCTCGTTCAGGGTGGAGCGAGAGATCAAAAAGCTCAGACAGAGAAtcagtgaaggagaagaaaactGGAGTCACTCGGTCGGTACCGAGGACAAGACGAGTTCTCCCGTCAGTCACATCCAGAGTCTGAACACGCCGCTGCCACTGTCGGACGACCG GATCAACGCGTACATTGAGGAGGAAGTCCAGCGACGAATGCGGAATCTGAACCTGCTGAACGGTGGCGGCGGTAGCAGCACAGACCTGACTCTGACCAGGGAGTCACTGAGG gaggacgaggacatcAGCAACTGTAGCTCTGTTCGATCTACAGACGAG gatGAGGAAACGCTGAAAACCAAAAATCCAAGCAGGTTGAAATATGAG CTCGTGGCGACGAGCAGCGATGGCCTCCAGTCTGTCAAAGTCTGCATTCCTCGCTACGTCCTTCGCGGGCAGGGAAAGGACGAGCACTTTGAGTTTGAAGTGAAG ATCACTGTAATGGACGAGACCTGGACCGTGTTCAGGCGTTACAGCCGCTTCAGGGAGATGCACAAGAACCTCAAGCTAAAATACCCCGAG CTTGCAGCTCTCGACTTTCCTCCTAAGAAGCTGTTTGGAAACCGTGATGAGCGGATGGTGGCCGAGCGCCGGAACCAGCTGGAG CGGTACCTGAGGAGCCTGTTCCAGGTGATGTTGTCTTCGTCCAGCTCTCCTCTCCGAACCCATGCTGACGGCGGCCTCCATCTGTCCAAAGGCGCCATCTGCgagttctcctccttcttcaaGAAGGGCGTGTTCGAGCACAGCAGCCACGGCACCGGCTGA